ACTTTTGAGCATTTCTTATCGTTTCCAATGACCTTATTTAATTGTTGAACTTGGTCTGGTTCTCAGCCTCTCAACTGTTATCAAGTAGACAATGAAGTCGACGTAATAAATGTTTAAAGGAAGACAGAATTCAaatatcttctttctttgtATTGCTTATTAAGCTCAAGATCAAAGTTCCTCCTCGAGGTTAGAGATGAAGTACTCATCAATCCAAGTTGTTTTGCCTTTGATCATCTTTACATTCTCTCTGAGTCATCTCTTCATTGGCAATCAAATTGTTGTATTGGCTCAAAATACAACCATTCCCTTCAATGTTGGGTTTGTTCTTGATTTCAATAAAATGGTTGGGAGAATTGGGTTGAGCTGCATCTCCATGGCTTTGTATGATTTCTATGAAACTCACAGTTTCTACAAAACAAGACTGGTTCTCCACACCAGGGATTCCAAGAACAGTGTGGTCCATGCTTCTTCTATGTGTAACTAAcaactcttcctctttctaCCTCCTCTAGTGGTTGATTTGTCTATTTTTTTGCTTTCCCTTTATCCTATGATGAATTTTAGTTTCGTGAGGAGATTTCGATTGTTTATCATATGATAGGTTCTATTTATGTATTGAATGACATAGAAAAAGAGATTTTCCACGAAGCCAGAACAAAATTGCTCCTTATTTTACTTCCTACACATCATTTGAGTTATCATATGATCTATATGTAATGAAATCAAAGTATTGTAATTTCTTCATCAGAATAGTGGAAGATTTGGTTATCGCTCACCGTGGATGTAgcctatcttgggtggaccacttaaatctttgtgttgtgtATGCATATGAGctctttttagtttttcttttacaaatCGTTGTACTGCTGTGTTGTTATTTTCTAACACAATCTCATAGAGATTGATGCGTTACAATATAAACGACTTTCAAAACACTCTGTTCATGCTGCTTGAATCTATTCCATCACTTCTCCAATGTAAGGTGTGATAATGAAAAAATGCAGCAGTTCTTTTGCCTTGTCGTGTATTATGATGAGGGCAAATGTACTTTGTGAGtgcataagttagaaatgaagAGACAGATAAATGAAGTTCTTTATTTAATGCAGCTCTTGATCTACTAAAGAACATAGAAGTACAAGCAATTATTGGGCCAGAAACATCATCTCAGGCCAACTTTATGATTGATCTTGGAGACGAAGCTCAGGTGCCCATTATATCTTTCTCTGCAActagtccttctctttcttcaacTCAAACTCCTTATTTTGTCAGGGCTTCCCTTAGTGACTCCTCTCAGGTAAAAGCAATTGCTTCCATTGTCCAATCCTTCGGATGGAAGGAAGCTGTACTGTTATATGAGTCCACTGATTATGGTAATGGAATTGTACCTTATTTGGACGATGCGTTTACAGCAATCGAGACTCGTGTCCCTCACAGAAGTGTCCTTTCTCCTTCAGCCTCTGATGATCGAATTCTTGCAGAGCTTTACAAGTTGATGACAATGCAAACTAGAGTATTTGTTGTGCACATGACATACTCAATCGCTGCTCGTTTATTTCTGAAAGCAAAAACTATTGGAATGATGGATGAAGGATATGCCTGGATTATCACAGATGGGCTATCTAATCAACTGAATTCCATGAACCTCTCGGTTGTCCATTCTATACAAGGTGTACTAGGTGTTGAGCCTTATGTGCCCATGTCTGATAAGCTTATGAACTTTAAGATCAGATGGAGATACAAGTTCCACAAGGAAAACCCAGATATGGAAAGTGCCTCTCTTAACATTTTTGGACTGTGGGCATATGATACTGTCTGGGCACTAGCACTGGCAGCTGAGAAATTAGCGGCAGAGAATCTCCACTTCCAACACCCACAAGTTGTTAATGAAACAACTGACCTTTTAAATCTTGGAATCTCTACAATAGGTCCTAAACTTCTCCAGACAATCTTGGAGACAAAATTTAAAGGCATGAGTGGAGAATTTAGCCTTGTCGATGGACAACTACAATCACCGGTATACCGGGTACTCAATGTAATAGGTCATGGAGGAAGGGAGATTGGGTTCTGGACACCAACAAATGGAATTTTACATGAACTGAATGAATCTTCAAATTCCAATCTCTATCCTATAGTATGGCCAGGAGATTCTATGACAGTGCCTAAAGGTTGGGTAATTCCTACAAATGGGAAGAAACTGAAGATCGGAGTTCCTGTCAAGGAAGGATTTACTGAATTTGTGAAGGTAGTAAGAGATCCTACTACTGATGCCACAATTGTCACTGGGTACTGCATTGATGTCTTTAATGCTGTAATTGGGGAACTGCCATATGCACTTCCTTATGAGTTTATTCCATTCAAGAAGCCTAATGATACAAGTGCTGGGACATACAAtgattttatctaccaagtatATCTCCAAGTAAGTTTAGCTAGCTTTATATTTGGATAATTAGTTGTGATCCTTTTCAGTTCACTACCATgatgtgcatttttttttctttccaacagaaATATGACGCAGTCGTTGGTGATATAACTATCAGAGCCAATCGGTCCTTGTATGTCGATTTTACGATGCCATTCACACAGTCTGGGGTAACAATGATAGTGCCAATCGAACAAAATCAGAGGAAGAATATGTGGGTTTTCCTGAAGCCGTTAAATTGGGATCTATGGTTCActattctcatcttcttcatcttcacagGCTTTGTGACCTGGGTCCTAGAACACAGAGTAAACAAAGATTTTAGGGGTTCACCTACTAATCAACTTGGAATGATCTTCTGGTTTGTCTTCTCCACCATGGTTTTTGCACATAGTAAATACTCAttcctcttctcttttattgataTTTTCTGAATTAACTTATCGTATCCCAACATCCATAGGGTAACAAGCCACAAGTCAATGGTACATTAATTGTTCTGACTCAAAGTCTAGATACCCTTTAGGCGGTGGAATCCCATTTGGGAAGGATAACTCCTCTCCCCACATGGGCTAGTTGACCAATACTAATAAAAGTTTTTTCAATGGCTACAGAAGAGGTCTTCAGCAACTTGGCTAGGTTTGTTGTGATCATATGGGTATTTGTTGTGCTCATCCTCACATCAAGTTACACAGCAAGCCTAACTTCCATGCTGACGGTTCAACAGCTCCAACCTACTGTCACAGATGTAAAAGAGCTCATAAGAAGTGGGGA
The nucleotide sequence above comes from Macadamia integrifolia cultivar HAES 741 unplaced genomic scaffold, SCU_Mint_v3 scaffold1991, whole genome shotgun sequence. Encoded proteins:
- the LOC122065385 gene encoding glutamate receptor 2.7-like, yielding MKYSSIQVVLPLIIFTFSLSHLFIGNQIVVLAQNTTIPFNVGFVLDFNKMVGRIGLSCISMALYDFYETHSFYKTRLVLHTRDSKNSVVHASSMSLDLLKNIEVQAIIGPETSSQANFMIDLGDEAQVPIISFSATSPSLSSTQTPYFVRASLSDSSQVKAIASIVQSFGWKEAVLLYESTDYGNGIVPYLDDAFTAIETRVPHRSVLSPSASDDRILAELYKLMTMQTRVFVVHMTYSIAARLFLKAKTIGMMDEGYAWIITDGLSNQLNSMNLSVVHSIQGVLGVEPYVPMSDKLMNFKIRWRYKFHKENPDMESASLNIFGLWAYDTVWALALAAEKLAAENLHFQHPQVVNETTDLLNLGISTIGPKLLQTILETKFKGMSGEFSLVDGQLQSPVYRVLNVIGHGGREIGFWTPTNGILHELNESSNSNLYPIVWPGDSMTVPKGWVIPTNGKKLKIGVPVKEGFTEFVKVVRDPTTDATIVTGYCIDVFNAVIGELPYALPYEFIPFKKPNDTSAGTYNDFIYQVYLQKYDAVVGDITIRANRSLYVDFTMPFTQSGVTMIVPIEQNQRKNMWVFLKPLNWDLWFTILIFFIFTGFVTWVLEHRVNKDFRGSPTNQLGMIFWFVFSTMVFAHKEVFSNLARFVVIIWVFVVLILTSSYTASLTSMLTVQQLQPTVTDVKELIRSGENVGYKQYSFVYEMLIQMGFNKSKIRTYETVEQLDKALSKGSNNGGIAAAFDEIPYMKLFLSNYCDKYTTVGPTYKADGFGFAFPRGSPLVPDVSRAVLNVTEGGKMARIEQAWFGQDNCLSSTKVSSYGLTLDSFGGLFIITGAASLLALFIFLLRFCRSNEVVIRHDNPNASTLKRIVEMAKKYDEIDPSSHDSRVIKNHKQKTEIALSTEASPISIAPSPPTSQSAIEQGWESTSSSRTEGNATPLEGQENPFSTQPNVNWRQGTEILSTEIICRDDFEPSSLESEDPCD